The DNA window AAAGTTAAGACAAAAAGGATGGATTGTACCTGCTTACACACTCCCTGAGGACGCAGATGATGTGGCGGTGTTAAGAATTGTTGTGAAGGAAAGTTTCAGCAAGGATATGGTGGAAATGCTCTTTGACGACATCATGGAATCCATTGACACACTAAACCAAACAACCCACGAACGATTACAACATATAGATGAAAAAGAAAACCCCACACTACTCTACTAAACAAGAAATAATAGGTTGAAATCTAAAAAATTGAACACCAAAAATAAATTGTAAGGAATGGAAGAAATAGGAAATTTCCCATTCCAAAATTTAACTATTTTTTTATTCAACCATCATGAGTCGTTGGATTTGTAAATTCACATGGAACTGCTGTTTGACATTTTCCACAACCGTAACGGGGATGGTTTCTTTTTAATATTTTGTTTAAGAAACCGAAACACTGCTCCTTGTCCATGGTTTCCATGGTTATTGCCTTGCATGGACACCGTGAAATACAACTACCACAACCATCACAGTACTCGTTAACTTCTGTGTAATCCCTAGGTTTGGGTTCAAGCTCCCAATCTGTTATAACACTTCCAAAACGGCCTGCTGTTCCCCTGTTGGTTATTAATGATCTGTTAATGCTGAAGGTTCCAAGACCAGCTATGTAGGCAACATGACGCTCGGACCAGTTGCTCTTATGGTTTTCCACAGAAAATCCTTCATTCAGTGCAGGTGCAACAGCTCTGAAACCCTGATCTTCTAAAGATTCCACCATAAAGGATCGAAGTGCATTGTTAAATAGTTCACCATCCCAACGTCCGTAAAGCCATTCTATTGAAGGCATACCCTTAGTTCTGTTTGATTTTCTCACAGCTTCAGTGAAGGGCAGAAAATATGATAGAACGGATTTTGATTCGGACATCCATTCAGTAGGTGCCATATGGTCAGGCCCCACAACTTCGGGTTTTTTCAAGGTGTTCCAGAGGGAATCATCCGAAGCTGCCACTCCAATGAGGGGCTTGTCAAATATCTGCAGCCCATCAAGATCCTCTACCAAGTTCATATCACTGGTTTCAATAAATTTACCAATCTTCAGTTCTAATTCCTCTAAAAACAAATCACTTTCCTCCCCACATAGTTAAAAAAAAACTCGTCTCCAATTTTTATTATTTTTTAACTGAATCGTAGATCAACATGGATCCCACAAGAATTGAAAACAGCCCCCCAGGTATTACAATCATGTAAAAAAAATTGCTTACAATAATTAGAACACCTAAAACGCAAAATATAACTCCCAACCCTACTTTTAGCCTGTTATCCATGTTAATCATCAATTCAACTGTAACAATAATTCAATACATATTATCTGTTCTCAAACTTTAATATTTATTTACATTTTTTCTGTAACAACAGCCAGATCATCCATTAATTTGACTGCTTCTTCTTTGTTTAAAAGTAAAAATGTTCCAGTGCAACTGTTTTCTATTTTCACGTACGTTTTTTCTATGTTCAGTTTAGCTGTTATTGCCATATCTCGGACCACCAATAAAATAAAATTTTTTTAACTAACTGTATCACAACTACTTTTTAGTGTATCAAAAATAAATGTTTCACAAGTGTAAACTTCAAAGACATGCAAACCAAATAATTTCTTATAAATGTTAATACAGTTTAAAAATTATTAAGTATCGATCTACTAATGATTTTCCCAACTAACAAATTTAGAAGATTTTTTTAGTCAAGGTGGAAAAGATAATGGACCTCAAGAAAATTTTAGGGCTACAAAAACCCGATATTAAAAAAATGGAACGAGAAGGAGATATTAAAGGACTCACAAGGCTTCTTAAATTTGAGCAGGATGAATCTGTTCGAAGGGAAGCTGCATTTGCCATTGGAAAAATTACAGGACCCAATTCAGGGATGGAATCAACTGATGAAAACCCTAAACCAACAAAACAGTCTGTTGAGGAACTCGTAAAATCTCTCAAATCCGATGATCATGAACTTCAAAAACAGGCCACAGTTCAACTTGTTGAAATTGGAAGTCCCTCTGTCAAACCCCTTTTAAAATCTCTTGAAGATAAGAATTGGAAAATAAGATGGTATGCATCCGAGATACTGGGAAAAATAGGGGATGAACGAGCAGTTCCCGGATTGATTGAAACATTGGGGGATGAGAACAGTGGTGTTAGAAATAAATCCATGGTAGCACTGGTGGAAATTGGTGAACCCTCGGTAGATCTTCTTACAAGTGCCCTGTCCAATGATAAATGGCAAATTCGCAGTCAAGCTGCTGAGGCTCTTGGGGTCATTGGTTTAAAAAAATCTGTAGAACCACTTATTCAAACATTGAAAGATGGAAATTCATGGGTTAGAAAAGCAGCTGCAGAATCTTTGGGAAGTATAGGAGATAAAAAAGCTGTCAGTCCACTGAAGAATCTTTTAAAAGATGATAGTTTAGAAGTCCAAGAAGCAGTTTCAAATGCCCTTGAAAAGTTGGGATAAATAAAATTTTGTTTACTGCCTTTTATTAAGGGATCTTCTAGGTTCAGTCTTCTTTTCTGGTTTTCCTGTCTCTGGAATCTTATGAAGTTCATGGATGATGAGTTCCTTTGTTTCGTCTATTTTTTTTCCAATATTTTCCAGGAATTGATCAAGTTCCTCAGGGTCCTTACCCACATCATCATGGATCTCCCTGTTAATGGCCCTATTTTTTGATTGTTTCCTAAGCTTCATGGTCATGGTTAATTCTCCATCAATTTTATGTTTGTATCTAAAGCTTCCAAAAAGAAATATATCCACAAATTTTTACATTCAAAACAACATAGTAAGGAATATTATTTACAGACAAACCCACCACGTTCCATACATCCCCAATCATTATATTATTATTTGTTTTTAGTCAATATATAATTTTAGTATGATATCAACACCAATCAACAACTTAAATAGATATTTTCAAAATTTTAATTGGAAACTGATGTAAATCCCTAAAGAATTGTTGAGAAAACTATAAAATTTTATAAAACAAAACCGAAAAAAACATTGCATCTACCATTTGTACCTAAAAAAAAAGGAAATTTGAATTTTTTGGTTTAAGGGTTGCAAACTTTACATGGTAAGTATCCTGCATTTATTGCGGCTTGTCTTGTACTGAAGTACACCTTGTGATCTGGACTGATTTGATCCACGTATCTGCAGTTCTTTAGATGGAATTTCTTGGTTTTTGAATTGCCAACGTACTTACCTGTGTTGGTTAAAATTGGTTTGGTTGTGCTGCTTGATTTTATGCTGTTACATATTGCCATGTAGGTTACTGATGCTGCCCTGTTTAGATCCTTTTGGGTGTAGTAGGTGCTACGTGTTTTCTGCCAGTTGGACCAGTCAGATTTTTCAGTTGTGTACCCATTGTACATGAGTACCTTCAAGTTGCCAGTGACTGCAGTGATATGGGGTTTGAGTTTGCTTGCCTGATTTTCATATGCCTGGTGCTGTGATGATAATTCTCCACTCACACAGTGGGGTGCTGAAAATGTGTCGGATATGTAGTGACTTGCAATACCAAAGGATTTGCTTGCCTCATAATATTTTTTCTGCTTGTAGTAACTCGAACCCTGGTTTAAGTAGTACAGTGCCTTGTTGTAGCTGTTTGGATAGCTATGATCACGATAATCATGAAATTTTTCATCAGGATCGTTTGAACCATCTCGCATTGCACTTAAACTGAGTTTAGAATGGATCGAAGTGGGTAATGAGTAATATGTAGAATCAACAATGTTGCTATGGGTACTCCATGTCCATGCATCAGATACAGGTGCAAAAATGAGACACACTGCTAAAAATATCATTGGTAGTTTATAATAATTCATTGAAATAATTCCCTCCCCTAATTATATATCAATAATAGGGTTTGAAGAATATTTAATTGTTTTTAAAAATTTTCAGCAGAGTGACCATTAAAGCACTGCATAAAACCAGAATGAACCTAATACTACACTAAATTTTAAAATAGGCATTATAAAATTCATGTTTTATTTAAGGACTTCAATGTATATTTAGTGGATTGATTTTCCGGTTTTATTCAAATATTTTCTAGTTAAAATTAATTTAACATTATTGTTCATTAAAAAATAAACATATATAGGATATTTATAAGAACAAAAGACGAGGATGTTCCCATTTAGTCTTACATCCCAATACTAAAGAATTAATTTAGGAACATCCTCACACCTAAACTGTTTTGTAATTCTTAATACTGTTTAAATATCCCCAATCCTTCCATTTGTATTATGGGGACTTGCGGTGTGTAAAAAATTAGAATTTTTGGTTGGTTTCAAGTAGCCCAGTTATTTTGCGTTTAATAGCAAGGTACTCTTCGGATGTTCTGTCACGTATCCTTTCTTGTTCTATGTTAAATGTTTCAATTATTCTTCCAGGGCGTTCGCTAAACACCAGTATGCGGTCTGCCAAGAAAACTGCTTCATCAACGTTGTGGGTCACAAAGATTATGGTTTTAGTTTCCTGTTCCCAAATTTGGATGATTTCCTTCTGTAGTTTGTGTCTTGAGAGCACATCTAAAGCAGCGAATGGTTCGTCCATCAAGAGTGAGTTAGGTTCGTTTACAAGGGCACGTGCAATTGCAACCCTCTGTTTCATACCCCCTGACAGTTGGTTGGGGTAGCTCTCGAGGAACGCTGATAATCCAACCATTTCAATGTAATTTTTAGCCTTTTCGTACCTCTCTTCTTCATCTATCCCATTGACCTCTAGTCCGAATGCCACGTTATCAAGCACTGTTCTCCAAGGGAATAATGAGTACTGTTGAAATACAAAGCCCCGTTCTGGACTTGGATTTAATACAGGTACATCATTTTCTGTTATGGTCCCTGTAGTTGGGAAATCAAGTCCAGCTATCATTCTAAGCAGGGTTGTTTTACCGCAACCAGATGGCCCCAGAAGAACTAGAAATTCTCCATCTTCTATGGTGAGATCTATGTCCTTGAGAATTTCCATTTCCATTGTCTTGTTTTGAAAGTTTTTATTGACCTTTTTAATTTTAAAAACCATGGACACTCACCAGTTTAGTTTTCTTTCCATTCGAGTGAATATGTATTCAAATGTCAATCCTATAACTCCGATTGCCAGCATACCCACTATTGCACTTGCACTGTCAAGCATACTAGTTGCAGTCAGTATCAGGTATCCCAATCCATTGTTTGATCCTATCATCTCTGC is part of the Methanobacterium lacus genome and encodes:
- a CDS encoding 4Fe-4S ferredoxin; this encodes MFLEELELKIGKFIETSDMNLVEDLDGLQIFDKPLIGVAASDDSLWNTLKKPEVVGPDHMAPTEWMSESKSVLSYFLPFTEAVRKSNRTKGMPSIEWLYGRWDGELFNNALRSFMVESLEDQGFRAVAPALNEGFSVENHKSNWSERHVAYIAGLGTFSINRSLITNRGTAGRFGSVITDWELEPKPRDYTEVNEYCDGCGSCISRCPCKAITMETMDKEQCFGFLNKILKRNHPRYGCGKCQTAVPCEFTNPTTHDG
- a CDS encoding ABC transporter ATP-binding protein, yielding MVFKIKKVNKNFQNKTMEMEILKDIDLTIEDGEFLVLLGPSGCGKTTLLRMIAGLDFPTTGTITENDVPVLNPSPERGFVFQQYSLFPWRTVLDNVAFGLEVNGIDEEERYEKAKNYIEMVGLSAFLESYPNQLSGGMKQRVAIARALVNEPNSLLMDEPFAALDVLSRHKLQKEIIQIWEQETKTIIFVTHNVDEAVFLADRILVFSERPGRIIETFNIEQERIRDRTSEEYLAIKRKITGLLETNQKF
- a CDS encoding HEAT repeat domain-containing protein, which gives rise to MDLKKILGLQKPDIKKMEREGDIKGLTRLLKFEQDESVRREAAFAIGKITGPNSGMESTDENPKPTKQSVEELVKSLKSDDHELQKQATVQLVEIGSPSVKPLLKSLEDKNWKIRWYASEILGKIGDERAVPGLIETLGDENSGVRNKSMVALVEIGEPSVDLLTSALSNDKWQIRSQAAEALGVIGLKKSVEPLIQTLKDGNSWVRKAAAESLGSIGDKKAVSPLKNLLKDDSLEVQEAVSNALEKLG
- a CDS encoding zinc dependent phospholipase C family protein, whose product is MNYYKLPMIFLAVCLIFAPVSDAWTWSTHSNIVDSTYYSLPTSIHSKLSLSAMRDGSNDPDEKFHDYRDHSYPNSYNKALYYLNQGSSYYKQKKYYEASKSFGIASHYISDTFSAPHCVSGELSSQHQAYENQASKLKPHITAVTGNLKVLMYNGYTTEKSDWSNWQKTRSTYYTQKDLNRAASVTYMAICNSIKSSSTTKPILTNTGKYVGNSKTKKFHLKNCRYVDQISPDHKVYFSTRQAAINAGYLPCKVCNP